The following coding sequences lie in one Bacteroides helcogenes P 36-108 genomic window:
- a CDS encoding family 20 glycosylhydrolase, producing MKKIFFTLCVVLCVCEDIFAGKNEKPFVIPELKEWKGAEGFFSVSTESRIVYGSEALLGVAEQFAADYHKMFGVSLNVALGSPRDGDFFLTLGKDKKLGKEGYSIRIGGKVTVSAPEAIGVYWATRTLLQMSEQDASCRLPKGSLRDYPDYAVRGFMMDCGRKFIPMDYLDDLVSVMSYYKMNVLQVHLNDNGFKQFFNNDWNKTYAAFRLECETFPGLTARDGYYTKKEFVNFQKTAAGRFVEIIPEIDAPAHTLAFSHYNPELGSKEYGMDHLDLFNPETYMFMDALFKEYLGGESPVFCGSKVHIGTDEYSNKKQDVVEKFRAFTDRYIRLAESYGKQACVWGALTHARGVTPVKSENVIMSAWYNGYADPKAMVEQGYKLISIPDGLVYIVPAAGYYADYLNTKYLYDNWTPAHVGKVTFDEKDPAILGGMFAVWNDHVGNGISVADIHHRLFPALQTLSAKTWTGKSVSVAYAEFEELRRTMSEAPGVNRLGRVGDRHSLVLEKDEVLPGTKSPYTEIGYDYTVSFDVEAAPEVRNTVLFSSPNATFYLSDPISGKIGFARDGYLNTFNYQFYPSEKANVTIVGDNASTSLIVNGKLIEKLDVEKRYWTPKDTTAYVRTLFFPLQQAGDFKSRISNLKIYNYCR from the coding sequence ATGAAGAAGATATTTTTTACTTTATGCGTTGTCTTGTGTGTATGCGAGGATATTTTTGCCGGAAAAAACGAGAAACCGTTTGTAATTCCCGAACTGAAGGAGTGGAAAGGGGCTGAAGGTTTTTTTTCTGTCTCGACAGAGAGCAGGATAGTCTATGGCAGTGAGGCGTTGCTTGGAGTGGCGGAGCAGTTTGCCGCCGATTATCATAAGATGTTCGGGGTATCTCTGAATGTAGCTTTGGGCTCTCCCCGTGACGGTGACTTCTTTCTCACTTTGGGAAAAGACAAGAAATTGGGAAAAGAAGGCTATTCCATCCGCATTGGCGGAAAGGTGACCGTATCTGCTCCGGAAGCGATAGGGGTATATTGGGCCACCCGCACCTTGTTGCAGATGAGTGAACAAGACGCATCCTGTCGCTTGCCCAAAGGAAGCCTGCGCGATTATCCTGATTATGCGGTGCGCGGCTTCATGATGGATTGCGGACGGAAATTCATTCCGATGGATTATTTGGATGATCTGGTGTCCGTGATGTCATACTATAAAATGAATGTCCTTCAGGTGCATCTCAATGACAATGGGTTCAAACAGTTTTTCAATAATGACTGGAACAAGACTTATGCCGCTTTCCGCTTGGAGTGCGAAACGTTTCCGGGGCTTACAGCCCGCGACGGTTATTATACGAAAAAAGAATTCGTGAACTTTCAGAAAACGGCGGCCGGACGTTTTGTCGAAATCATCCCGGAGATAGACGCGCCGGCGCATACATTGGCTTTCAGCCATTATAATCCCGAATTGGGCAGCAAAGAGTATGGTATGGATCATCTTGACTTGTTCAATCCGGAAACATATATGTTTATGGATGCTTTGTTCAAGGAGTATTTAGGGGGTGAGTCACCCGTATTCTGCGGCTCTAAAGTGCATATAGGGACGGATGAATACTCTAACAAGAAGCAGGATGTTGTAGAAAAATTCCGTGCGTTCACCGACCGCTACATCCGCTTGGCGGAGAGCTATGGCAAGCAGGCTTGCGTATGGGGAGCCCTTACGCATGCCCGGGGGGTGACACCCGTGAAATCCGAAAATGTGATAATGAGCGCATGGTACAATGGGTACGCCGATCCTAAAGCAATGGTGGAACAAGGGTATAAGCTGATCAGTATCCCTGACGGACTGGTATATATCGTTCCAGCGGCAGGATATTATGCCGACTATCTGAATACGAAATATCTGTATGACAACTGGACGCCGGCGCATGTGGGTAAGGTGACGTTTGATGAGAAAGATCCCGCCATCCTCGGAGGAATGTTTGCCGTATGGAATGACCATGTAGGCAATGGCATTTCGGTAGCGGACATCCATCATCGCTTATTCCCGGCTTTGCAGACACTTTCGGCGAAGACATGGACCGGAAAATCGGTTTCTGTGGCTTATGCTGAATTTGAGGAGTTGCGCCGGACAATGAGTGAGGCTCCGGGCGTGAATCGTCTGGGCAGGGTGGGTGACAGGCATTCATTGGTGCTGGAAAAGGATGAAGTGCTTCCGGGCACGAAATCGCCTTATACTGAAATAGGCTATGATTACACTGTTTCGTTTGATGTGGAGGCCGCTCCGGAAGTGCGTAATACTGTTTTGTTCAGTTCGCCCAATGCTACGTTCTATTTGTCCGATCCCATAAGCGGAAAGATAGGATTTGCCCGTGACGGTTATTTGAATACCTTTAATTATCAGTTTTATCCTTCAGAGAAAGCAAACGTGACGATTGTGGGAGACAATGCTTCCACATCGCTGATTGTAAATGGAAAGTTGATAGAAAAACTGGACGTGGAGAAACGGTATTGGACTCCCAAAGATACTACCGCCTATGTCCGCACCTTGTTTTTCCCATTGCAGCAAGCCGGTGACTTTAAAAGCAGGATAAGTAACTTGAAAATATATAATTATTGTAGATGA
- the ispE gene encoding 4-(cytidine 5'-diphospho)-2-C-methyl-D-erythritol kinase: protein MLVFPNAKINLGLNITEKRPDGYHNLETIFYPVFVEDALEVNVMNSGSGKHHLHQSGLEIAGETEQNLVVKAYKILDEKYNLPPIDIHLFKHIPSGAGLGGGSADAAFMLKLLNEKFHLGLKPQELEEYAARLGADCAFFIKNEPVYAEGIGNIFSPVSLSLRGFRIWLVKPDIFVSTKDAFAQIKPHRPDVSLKTIIQHPIEEWKELMANDFEESVFPQFPAIKEVKEEMYRQGAIYASMSGSGSSVYGIFKANALLPQTDFGNKAFVYKGELQ from the coding sequence ATGCTTGTTTTTCCGAATGCCAAAATAAATCTGGGTCTCAACATAACAGAGAAACGCCCTGACGGCTATCATAATCTGGAAACCATCTTCTATCCGGTTTTTGTTGAAGATGCATTGGAAGTCAATGTAATGAACAGTGGAAGCGGAAAACACCACCTTCACCAATCGGGACTGGAAATAGCGGGTGAAACAGAACAAAACTTAGTGGTAAAAGCTTATAAAATATTAGATGAGAAATACAATCTTCCTCCGATAGACATCCATCTGTTCAAGCATATTCCCTCAGGAGCAGGATTAGGAGGCGGGTCGGCAGATGCGGCTTTTATGCTGAAACTGCTGAATGAGAAGTTCCATTTAGGACTAAAACCTCAAGAACTGGAAGAATATGCTGCCCGGTTGGGTGCTGATTGCGCATTCTTCATTAAGAACGAACCTGTGTATGCCGAAGGCATAGGAAACATCTTCTCTCCCGTATCGCTCTCCCTACGAGGTTTCCGCATCTGGCTGGTAAAACCGGATATCTTCGTCTCGACCAAAGACGCGTTTGCCCAGATAAAGCCACATCGCCCCGACGTATCTTTGAAGACAATCATACAGCATCCCATTGAAGAATGGAAAGAACTCATGGCCAATGATTTTGAAGAAAGCGTATTCCCGCAATTTCCAGCTATAAAAGAGGTAAAAGAAGAAATGTACAGACAAGGAGCCATATATGCCTCAATGAGTGGCTCGGGCTCATCCGTTTACGGAATATTTAAGGCTAATGCCTTGTTGCCGCAGACAGACTTCGGCAACAAGGCATTTGTGTATAAAGGGGAACTTCAATAA
- the dnaB gene encoding replicative DNA helicase, translating to MAEQRRTSRAPKSKTSQPITDYGRIQPQAPELEEAVLGALMIEKDAYSLVSEILRPESFYEHRHQLIYSAITDLAVNQKPVDILTVKEQLSKRGELEEVGGPFYITQLSSKVASSAHIEYHARIIAQKALARELITFTSNIQSKAFDVTLDVDDLMQEAEGKLFEISQQNMKKDYTQINPVIAEAYDLIQKAAARTDGLSGLESGFTKLDKMTSGWQRSDLIIIAARPAMGKTAFVLSMAKNIAVNFRNPVALFSLEMSNVQLVNRLISNVCEIPSEKIKSGQLADYEWQQLDYKLRDLLDAPLYVDDTPSLSVFELRTKARRLVREHGVKIIIIDYLQLMNASGMAFGSRQEEVSTISRSLKGLAKELNIPIVALSQLNRGVENREGEEGKRPQLSDLRESGAIEQDADMVCFIHRPEYYKIYTSADGSDLRGMAEIIIAKHRNGAVGDVRLRFIGQYTRFQNPEDDMVIPPPTEGGGATFGSRMNAPISSSFTPPPPSVADFPQQTDNPFGGVSADGPLPF from the coding sequence GTGGCAGAACAAAGAAGAACATCCCGTGCTCCAAAGAGCAAGACATCGCAACCAATCACTGATTATGGACGTATTCAGCCGCAAGCACCGGAGTTGGAAGAAGCCGTATTAGGTGCTTTAATGATTGAAAAAGATGCTTATTCATTGGTAAGTGAAATTCTCCGTCCAGAGTCATTTTACGAACACCGACATCAGTTGATATATTCTGCAATTACAGACTTGGCCGTAAATCAGAAGCCAGTAGATATTCTTACCGTAAAAGAACAGCTTTCTAAGCGCGGTGAATTAGAGGAAGTTGGTGGCCCATTTTATATCACCCAACTGAGCAGTAAAGTAGCTTCTTCTGCACATATAGAGTACCATGCCCGTATCATTGCTCAAAAAGCACTGGCTCGTGAGTTAATAACCTTTACTAGTAATATCCAGAGCAAAGCTTTTGATGTGACTCTTGATGTGGATGACTTGATGCAGGAGGCTGAAGGAAAGTTGTTTGAAATTTCTCAGCAGAATATGAAAAAAGATTATACACAGATTAATCCTGTTATAGCCGAAGCGTATGATCTTATTCAGAAAGCAGCAGCTCGCACTGATGGTTTGAGTGGATTGGAGAGTGGTTTTACCAAGTTGGATAAGATGACCTCCGGCTGGCAAAGGTCCGATCTTATCATTATTGCTGCCCGTCCTGCGATGGGTAAGACGGCATTTGTACTTTCAATGGCAAAAAATATTGCTGTAAATTTCCGTAATCCGGTTGCATTATTCTCTCTTGAAATGAGTAACGTACAATTGGTGAATCGTTTGATTTCTAATGTATGCGAAATTCCAAGCGAAAAAATTAAAAGCGGACAGTTAGCTGATTATGAATGGCAGCAGTTGGACTACAAACTACGTGATTTGTTGGATGCTCCGTTGTATGTGGATGATACACCATCTTTGTCCGTATTCGAATTGCGTACCAAAGCCCGCCGTCTGGTACGTGAACATGGTGTGAAAATTATTATTATTGACTACCTCCAGTTGATGAATGCAAGTGGTATGGCATTTGGCAGCCGTCAGGAAGAGGTGAGTACCATTTCACGCTCTCTGAAAGGATTGGCTAAGGAATTGAATATTCCCATTGTAGCTTTGTCACAGTTGAACCGTGGTGTGGAGAACCGTGAAGGCGAAGAAGGCAAGCGTCCTCAGTTGAGTGACCTTCGTGAGTCCGGAGCTATTGAACAGGATGCCGATATGGTGTGCTTCATTCACCGTCCTGAATATTATAAAATATATACGTCTGCCGATGGAAGTGATTTGAGAGGTATGGCGGAAATTATTATAGCTAAGCACCGTAACGGTGCTGTAGGAGATGTGCGTTTGCGGTTTATCGGCCAATATACACGTTTTCAGAATCCAGAAGATGATATGGTGATTCCACCTCCTACAGAGGGAGGGGGAGCGACATTTGGTTCTCGCATGAATGCTCCTATAAGTAGTTCTTTTACTCCGCCACCTCCTTCTGTAGCAGATTTTCCGCAGCAGACAGACAATCCTTTCGGTGGAGTGAGTGCGGATGGACCATTACCGTTTTGA
- a CDS encoding AraC family transcriptional regulator translates to MLEKAHFFLSLMIFNLCFWGGLTLLLHPRRNKAKHILGLSMLFWALLIGVHLTINPFSGQPQTILHPIVLITGSFVIATTTCYVIEILRPGYLTCKRFLIFISPAFVCTLIFCIYCLFNAKYSNLLFDNTLLTSPEIDITIKYILLLVNIMYMIIPIYLTICYKKEYTRFLIENVSNPEDYDLNWLNRTIIVLTAMYMFYFILLLTYNKLLYIIDKSCILILWYYFFYKALFLKEIPWQHSFISGWEIPIPQEKKSQAKDNYCNPSKATYIQEINQWFEMEKPYLCGTLNLADVQRKFPISRTYLSQLFNKELGTSFSDYVNNFRIEESKFLLENEPNTDITEIAIRSGFNAISTFRRAFTKQTNLSPSEYKRKCKKAQNTKKTE, encoded by the coding sequence ATGTTAGAAAAAGCACATTTTTTTTTAAGTTTAATGATTTTCAATTTATGTTTTTGGGGTGGTTTAACTCTTTTACTTCACCCCAGAAGAAATAAAGCCAAACATATATTAGGATTAAGCATGCTATTTTGGGCACTTTTAATTGGGGTACATTTAACAATAAATCCATTTTCAGGTCAGCCTCAAACCATCTTACATCCAATTGTTCTAATTACAGGAAGTTTCGTAATAGCGACCACCACATGCTATGTAATAGAAATTTTGCGTCCTGGTTATCTTACTTGTAAACGCTTTCTTATTTTTATTTCACCGGCATTTGTTTGTACTCTCATATTCTGTATATATTGTCTCTTTAACGCAAAATATTCCAACCTTTTATTCGATAATACATTATTGACTTCTCCTGAAATTGACATCACTATCAAATATATATTGTTATTGGTTAACATCATGTATATGATTATTCCTATTTATCTGACAATCTGTTATAAAAAAGAGTACACTCGTTTTCTTATTGAAAATGTATCTAATCCGGAAGACTACGACTTAAATTGGTTAAACAGAACTATCATAGTTTTAACAGCAATGTACATGTTTTATTTCATATTATTATTAACTTATAACAAATTACTATACATCATCGACAAAAGTTGTATCCTAATTCTTTGGTACTATTTCTTTTATAAAGCCTTGTTTCTTAAAGAAATTCCCTGGCAGCATTCATTCATTTCTGGATGGGAAATTCCAATTCCTCAGGAAAAGAAAAGCCAAGCAAAAGACAACTACTGCAATCCTTCCAAAGCCACTTATATCCAAGAAATCAACCAATGGTTTGAAATGGAAAAACCTTATCTTTGTGGTACATTGAATCTTGCTGATGTGCAAAGAAAATTTCCGATTAGCCGTACTTACTTATCCCAACTATTTAATAAAGAATTAGGGACATCTTTCTCCGACTACGTCAATAACTTCCGTATAGAAGAAAGTAAATTTCTACTTGAGAATGAACCGAATACCGATATTACAGAAATAGCAATACGGTCTGGATTCAATGCAATCAGCACTTTCCGCAGAGCATTTACTAAACAAACCAATCTTTCTCCTTCTGAATATAAGCGAAAATGCAAAAAAGCACAAAATACAAAAAAGACTGAATAG
- the purT gene encoding formate-dependent phosphoribosylglycinamide formyltransferase, whose translation MKKILLLGSGELGKEFVISAQRKGQYIIACDSYAGAPAMQVADECEVFSMLDGDALDRVVRRHRPDIIVPEIEAIRTERLYDFEKEGIQVVPSARAVNFTMNRKEIRDLAAKELGLKTAKYFYAKSLDELKSAAGKIGFPCVVKPLMSSSGKGQSLVKSADELEHAWEYGCNGSRGDIKELIIEEFIKFDSEITLLTVTQKNGPTLFCPPIGHVQKGGDYRESFQPAHIDSAHLKEAQGMAEKVTRALTGAGLWGVEFFLSHENGVYFSELSPRPHDTGMVTLAGTQNLNEFELHLRAVLGLPIPGIKQERIGASAVILSPIASQERPGYRGMEEVTKEEDTYIRIFGKPTTRVNRRMGVVLCYAPLDGDLDALRNKAKVAAAKVEVY comes from the coding sequence ATGAAAAAAATCTTATTGTTAGGGTCCGGTGAGTTGGGCAAGGAATTCGTTATTTCGGCCCAGCGCAAAGGGCAGTATATCATTGCGTGTGATTCGTATGCCGGAGCGCCCGCCATGCAGGTGGCGGATGAATGCGAAGTGTTCAGCATGTTGGATGGTGACGCTTTGGATCGTGTGGTACGCAGGCATCGGCCGGATATCATAGTGCCAGAAATTGAAGCCATACGCACGGAGCGTTTATACGATTTCGAGAAAGAGGGTATCCAAGTGGTTCCGAGTGCGCGTGCCGTAAACTTCACGATGAACCGCAAGGAGATACGTGACCTTGCCGCCAAGGAACTGGGCTTGAAAACCGCTAAATATTTTTATGCAAAGTCTTTGGATGAGTTGAAGTCTGCCGCCGGAAAGATCGGTTTTCCTTGTGTGGTGAAGCCGTTGATGTCTTCTTCGGGCAAAGGGCAGTCTCTTGTCAAGAGCGCTGACGAACTGGAACATGCCTGGGAATATGGTTGCAATGGCAGCCGTGGTGACATCAAAGAACTTATCATCGAAGAATTTATTAAGTTTGATAGCGAAATAACTTTGCTCACCGTGACTCAGAAGAATGGCCCTACCTTGTTTTGTCCGCCTATCGGACATGTACAGAAGGGAGGAGACTATCGCGAAAGCTTCCAGCCTGCGCATATAGACTCTGCCCATCTGAAAGAGGCGCAGGGTATGGCAGAGAAGGTGACCCGCGCACTGACCGGGGCAGGACTTTGGGGAGTGGAGTTTTTCCTTAGCCACGAGAATGGAGTCTATTTCTCCGAACTTTCTCCACGTCCGCACGATACGGGTATGGTGACTTTGGCGGGTACTCAGAACCTCAACGAATTTGAGCTTCATCTGCGCGCCGTGCTTGGCCTGCCCATTCCGGGCATCAAGCAGGAGCGTATCGGGGCAAGTGCCGTTATACTTTCGCCAATTGCCAGCCAGGAACGTCCCGGCTATCGCGGTATGGAAGAGGTCACAAAAGAGGAAGATACCTATATTCGCATTTTTGGCAAACCTACCACTCGTGTCAACCGCCGGATGGGAGTTGTTTTGTGTTATGCACCGTTGGATGGTGATCTTGATGCCCTGCGCAACAAGGCAAAGGTCGCCGCAGCCAAAGTGGAGGTTTATTGA
- a CDS encoding outer membrane beta-barrel protein — MRKPTLIFMLLGIMLIPSLVKAQRFRASLDIGLSKSVLNSDVSNLANTCYETKTGVATGVNFEYNLFQDFVVGTGLRFMQRNYEYRKTDHITGTHTLYENNFINIPLNVGLYIINNPYKEKGIWLKLQAGLFYEYFTRMHRQGDYPVFAQLQEDNSFISMRVSETYDFGKNENNLKRNLFGIEGKGEIGCSFRNIDVFASYTYQYGFSDIYKAKTSSNRKSNRISSIISLGIAYKF, encoded by the coding sequence ATGAGAAAACCAACATTAATTTTTATGCTATTAGGGATTATGCTGATTCCTTCATTAGTGAAAGCGCAGAGATTTAGGGCAAGTTTGGATATCGGTTTGTCCAAAAGTGTTTTGAATAGTGATGTTTCTAATCTTGCCAATACATGTTATGAAACTAAGACTGGAGTTGCGACGGGAGTTAATTTTGAATATAATTTATTTCAAGATTTTGTAGTGGGAACAGGTCTGAGATTTATGCAGAGAAATTATGAATATAGAAAGACAGATCACATTACAGGCACGCACACTTTATATGAAAATAATTTTATAAATATACCATTAAATGTGGGGCTGTATATTATCAATAATCCTTATAAAGAAAAGGGAATATGGCTAAAACTTCAAGCTGGCCTTTTTTATGAATATTTTACGAGAATGCATAGACAAGGAGATTATCCTGTTTTTGCACAATTGCAGGAGGATAATTCTTTTATCAGTATGAGAGTAAGTGAAACGTATGATTTTGGCAAAAATGAAAATAACTTGAAAAGAAATTTATTTGGGATAGAAGGTAAGGGAGAAATTGGTTGCTCTTTTAGAAATATTGATGTTTTTGCTTCATATACATATCAGTATGGATTTAGTGATATTTATAAAGCAAAGACTTCCTCAAACCGTAAATCAAATAGAATTTCAAGCATAATATCATTGGGCATTGCCTATAAATTTTAA
- a CDS encoding DUF4301 family protein has product MMTPQDKELLTQKGISEEQIASQLACFEKGFPYLKLFSAASAENGILAPDADAQKKYLDEWEAYTQTDKTVVKFVPASGAASRMFKNLFEFLEVDYDAPQTDFEKTFFDNIGKFAFYDDLNACCKESTDKDIPGLMALGEYKAVVAGLLASAGLNYGALPKGLLKFHKYGDGSRTPLEEHLVEGALYAANKNGKVNVHFTVSSEHRTLFEALVDEKAAAYAKKYSVDYNISFSEQKANTDTIAADMDNNPFRDNGKLLFRPGGHGALIENLNDLDADIIFIKNIDNVVPDKLKGDTVLYKKLIAGVLVTLQQQVFAYLQLLDSGKYTREQILDILQFVQKKLYCKNPETKSLEDAELVIYLKGKLNRPMRVCGMVKNIGEPGGGPFLAYNSDGTVSLQILESSQIDMDDPEKRDMFEKGTHFNPVDLVCAVKDYKGHKFDLVKYVDKATGFISHKSKNGKDLKALELPGLWNGAMSDWSTVFVEVPLTTFNPVKTVNDLLRTQHQ; this is encoded by the coding sequence ATGATGACACCGCAAGACAAAGAGCTGCTCACCCAAAAAGGCATCTCTGAAGAACAAATAGCCAGTCAGTTGGCTTGTTTCGAAAAAGGTTTTCCCTATTTGAAGTTGTTTTCCGCCGCTTCTGCGGAGAATGGCATATTGGCTCCCGATGCCGATGCGCAGAAAAAATACTTGGATGAGTGGGAAGCATATACGCAAACGGATAAAACCGTAGTCAAGTTTGTGCCGGCTTCTGGGGCGGCCAGCCGCATGTTCAAGAATCTGTTTGAATTCCTTGAAGTTGACTACGATGCCCCTCAGACGGACTTTGAAAAAACTTTCTTTGACAACATAGGGAAGTTCGCTTTTTATGACGATTTGAATGCTTGTTGCAAGGAGTCAACGGATAAAGACATTCCGGGGCTGATGGCTCTTGGAGAGTATAAGGCGGTAGTTGCCGGCCTGCTTGCTTCCGCCGGGTTGAACTATGGCGCTTTGCCTAAGGGATTGCTGAAGTTTCATAAATATGGCGATGGCAGCCGCACTCCCTTGGAAGAGCATCTGGTAGAAGGTGCACTCTATGCCGCCAACAAAAACGGCAAGGTGAATGTGCATTTCACTGTGTCTTCCGAACATCGAACTTTGTTCGAAGCGCTGGTGGACGAGAAGGCAGCCGCTTATGCCAAGAAATATAGCGTGGATTATAACATCTCTTTCTCCGAACAGAAGGCTAACACCGACACTATTGCCGCTGATATGGATAATAATCCGTTCCGCGACAATGGCAAGCTACTGTTCCGTCCGGGTGGACATGGCGCATTGATTGAAAACCTGAATGACCTTGATGCGGACATCATCTTTATCAAAAACATTGATAACGTAGTTCCTGATAAGTTGAAAGGTGACACCGTGTTGTACAAGAAGCTGATTGCGGGGGTGCTGGTGACCTTGCAGCAGCAGGTTTTTGCTTATTTGCAATTGCTGGATAGTGGCAAATATACCCGTGAACAGATTCTGGATATTCTTCAATTTGTGCAAAAGAAGCTTTATTGCAAGAATCCCGAAACCAAGAGCCTTGAAGATGCCGAACTGGTGATTTACTTGAAAGGGAAGCTGAACAGGCCTATGCGTGTCTGTGGCATGGTGAAAAATATCGGTGAACCAGGCGGTGGACCGTTCCTTGCGTATAACAGTGACGGTACTGTGTCATTGCAAATCCTGGAAAGTTCGCAGATTGATATGGATGATCCGGAAAAGAGGGATATGTTTGAGAAAGGCACGCACTTTAATCCGGTGGATTTGGTTTGTGCCGTAAAAGACTACAAAGGGCATAAGTTTGATTTGGTGAAGTATGTGGACAAGGCTACGGGGTTTATCTCACACAAGTCCAAGAATGGGAAGGACTTGAAGGCGCTTGAGTTGCCGGGACTGTGGAATGGGGCCATGAGCGACTGGAGCACGGTATTTGTGGAAGTTCCTTTGACTACATTCAATCCGGTGAAGACGGTGAACGACTTGCTGAGAACACAACATCAATAA
- a CDS encoding helix-turn-helix domain-containing protein has product MKVQTLLEKLYRDPLALSRFSQFRYFCIDEGEIVQDLNKNHEFQVCFILKGSLCVFRDQMESMPLMVMPNELFFISSLNKCKIRAMNDVQLVIHASNIVAPYLHSRIVEYLQDITIEEAKPIEVLPIHPLLHSYLELLVDYMKNGTAIPDLHRAKEYELFSLFRICYNKYEIASIFRDTLSKNLQFFVSVMTHYKTCRTAKELANLCGYNEPVFTQLFKKYFHGLTPYQWLQKQTSYEIEFKLRENVLSIKQIMLEYHFKTFSHFTTYCKRNIGATPNEIRKNGSTDKV; this is encoded by the coding sequence ATGAAAGTACAAACTTTATTAGAAAAATTATATCGTGACCCACTTGCATTATCCAGATTCAGCCAGTTCAGATATTTTTGTATTGATGAGGGAGAAATAGTCCAAGATTTAAATAAGAACCATGAATTTCAGGTCTGTTTTATACTGAAAGGATCATTATGCGTTTTCAGAGATCAGATGGAATCAATGCCGTTAATGGTTATGCCAAATGAATTATTTTTCATCAGCAGTCTAAATAAATGTAAAATAAGAGCAATGAATGACGTGCAACTTGTTATTCATGCTAGCAATATAGTTGCACCTTATCTTCATAGTAGGATAGTAGAATATTTACAAGATATAACTATTGAAGAAGCAAAGCCGATAGAAGTCCTTCCAATCCATCCATTACTGCATTCTTACCTGGAACTGTTAGTAGATTATATGAAAAATGGAACAGCAATTCCGGATTTACACCGAGCTAAAGAATATGAACTTTTCTCCTTATTTAGAATCTGCTATAACAAATATGAAATAGCTTCTATTTTTCGCGATACATTATCAAAGAATCTACAATTCTTTGTCTCTGTTATGACTCATTATAAAACTTGCAGAACAGCCAAAGAGTTAGCAAACTTATGCGGATATAATGAACCTGTTTTTACCCAGTTATTTAAAAAATATTTCCATGGACTAACTCCATATCAATGGTTACAAAAACAGACATCATACGAAATAGAGTTCAAATTAAGAGAGAATGTTTTGTCTATCAAACAAATAATGTTAGAATACCATTTTAAAACATTTTCTCATTTTACAACCTATTGCAAAAGGAATATTGGAGCAACTCCCAATGAAATACGTAAAAATGGAAGTACAGATAAAGTATGA